DNA sequence from the Coffea eugenioides isolate CCC68of chromosome 9, Ceug_1.0, whole genome shotgun sequence genome:
AGGTGTGTCTGTGCTAATTATTGAAATTGTCTTTCTGATGCAAACTACAGCTATAAAttaaaaatcaacaaaaaaaagCAGGCAACAAATACCTGGTAGGGGAGTCAAGGACACCACAAATTATAGCTGCTGATGTTCTTTTCATGGTGGCTTTTGGAGGTAGCATGTTGACATGCAGGTTGAGTAGATCGCTtggttctttttttctttttctttttcttttttatacaaaaaaaaaaaaaagataaaatggGGGAGGGGGCTGTGAGGAGCACGTGTCCAGTTAGTGGGGTACCATCCCAATAATAGATAGTAGGGTTGAATGGTATTTGATGGAGAGCATTTTGAGTGTGGCTGGCATAGAAGTGGGAATTTTTGGAATTTGTATTGTTGTATCACTTTGAGCCCCTTGTTTCTTTCCTTGATAGTTGTCATTCAATTATGCAGTGTTTTATTCTATTGCGAAGTATCTTTTTTTGGAGCAACAGTTTCCATTTAGCAGAAGGACTATGATGATTATGCTGATTTTTATGCATATTTCTGTCTTTTGAAACTCATTCTGAAAAAGAGAGTAAGCTGACCGGATCCCATGCTTCTAGAACTCTGAGTTGTCATTATCCACTTCTACTCAAAATCTTTTAAGACGCAAGTTTGGCATCTTCCTTTAGATGATTATAATAGTTCTGCAAGTCAGTTATGTGTGCATCTGAGAAAGCTGTTTGCCAAGACTGACATTTGGTGAGATTACACGTTGAGTTTCACTGACTAGCACTAGCAATGCATAATGCCACCTGCAATTACACATTTTGGCAATATATTTGCTGCAGAGAGTGCTACAACCATTCTAACTTTTTGGTTTCAGGTACCGGGAAGACATCTTGTGCTCGAGTAATTGCTAATCAAGCGGTATTTCACTACATACCCGTTCCTGATTACtaatttgtaatttttagatagaGATGTTTTCTTTATTGTTCTCTTTGATTGAGTTTGGACATTACGAATATTTCTTACACTAGAGcccatttgattttttttctttttgtcttcaTTTTCCCCCCCTTGCCTCAGTTCCCTTTGATGTGCTCTAAAATATTAAAAAGCCCTAGTTTGTATTCTTGTGTTACAGTTTCATTGAATAAGACACAGAGTTTTCTTCTGTCTTGGCAGGGTGTACCATTATTATATGTGCCGCTGGAGGTTATCATGTCGAAATATTATGGCGAAAGTGAGCGTTTATTGGGAAAAGCATTTTCACTGGCCAATGAGCTACCTAAGGGTGCAATCGTTTTCCTAGATGAGGTACTTTgcacaaaaattcattttggcaATTTTCTCTCTAATAGTTCTTTGCGGTCATGCTAAAACTGTAGTTCCTTCTGTCCTCTTATAACAGGTTGATTCTTTTGCTGTTGCTCGTGATGGTGAAACACATGAGGCAACTCGTAGAGTTTTATCAGTACTATTGCGACAGGTGAAATTGGAAATCTTCTTAACCCAGAAAGAAAGAAGCGATAATATAGAACCCCTTGTATGCAGAGACTCAGATTTTTTATGTTTGGACTTGAGAATGAAGTCATTTCTTTACTTTTGTTGCATTATCTTTCTTTGAAACAGTACTATCAACATAACttattcctttcttcttttgcctGGTTCTGGATTTTGTTCTCTGGGTTTGCACTTGTTGACATATGTGGGATTCATATCCTGTTCTATAACTGAATTAGCTACACTAGTAGGAACTTTCCATGACAGGCATCACTTCTGCTGTGCTCTAGTTTGCTGTTAGATAGATGTAGAAAGATGATTGGGCTACACAATACCTTTTTATTGTCTTCAAAATTAATTTATCTGTCTCAGAACTCATGGACGCTACAGCCCCCTATATGGCAGCACAATAACCTAGCAGGCAGCTGCTGAGGTGAACCTCCTTTTTGTCATATCATTTTTGAACGTTGTGAATTGCAGATCGATGGATTTGAGCAGGAGAAGAGAGTAGTAGTAGTTGCTGCAACCAATAGGAAACAAGACCTTGACCCTGCTTTAATTAGGTAAGTGTATGTGTTTTTCTCGGCAAagcattttaattttttttttcaggctTATGGCTGAAGTTATGAACATCCTTGCAGTCGGTTTGATTCTATGATAACTTTCAGCCTCCCGGATCACCTGACTCGTCGAGAAATTGCTGCTCAGTATGCGAAGCACTTGACGCAATCTGAACTAGCTGAATTTGCTAATATTACAGAAAAGTAAGTTTGTACAAAATTTATCACCTAAAAGTAGAAgaacgataaaaaaaaaagaagctaaaTATGATGGATTACTGGTTACCTACTTAAAGATCATTGGACGAACGCAATCTTTAATATatatttctcaaccatgataatGAAGCAACTTGACTTCTCCTATGTTTTCAGGAAGTATGATTGTTGCTTCTTGCAGTGATGGACTGTAACACGCTTGTGATCAGAAAATTTTTGTTGCCTTTGTTTAATCTATGGTTTTCTCTTCATGTTTTCAATGAGGTCGGCTATTCTAAAAACAGCATAAGTTCTGCTGGCTTTTGGAGTTTCCACAAATTAGACTTTAAAACATTATTAACGAATTAGAATTGTTGCTGAACTATCTGCCAAGTTCAGTATGTCAGGTCGAGATATCAGGGATGTTTGCCAACAAGCAGAGAGGCGTTGGGCATCAAAGGTATCATTAATCTTTTAATGAATTTGACATCAGTTGCATTGTGCGAAGGTCTCTGACAATCTATATGTTCTCCATTTGGATGATAGATTATACGAGGGCAAGCCAATCCAGGTGAAGGGCAAGCCAATCAAGGTGATGAGCAAGTGTCGCTTCCACCTCTCCAGGAATACGTCGACTGCGCTACAAACCGTCAAAGATCTCTACTCAGTATCGAAGGAGAGAATCGACGCCCCAATCCTCTGGGGAAAAAACCCCAGTTTGATTTTGTTTAAAGATTTTCTTCACTTGTAACATTATAAAAGATTAATCATCAAGCTTGTAGCGTGTTGTTGAATAGGTGATCTATCTGAAGCTGTCAAGTTCGTTAGTCTTCAGGAGGAGCTTTAGAACCGCCTGGAAGTATTGTACCAAACAGAAAAAGCCTAGTGACCCTTGAACTACTCGTTCGTGCTTACTGTAAATATTTCAttgttgtttggattgtaaattttACTCGTGAAcatgttttttaattattttttttattttaaatatattaaattgttataatattttttaaataaaaatttctaaaaatagtAATTCAAACAAAACTgttttcacctttttttttaaagatgaGTCCAAACCCTATAAAAGGAAAGTAAATGTGAGAGTATATTACTTTTGTATAACATACacttaaattttgaaaataatataGCGGGTGCTAAATTAGGGTGCAATTTAAGAGATAGAGACGTTGGATtcaaattttttcgtccctttttttttgtaaatattaTCCTTCTTTGGgtaaaagaacaaaaataaaaataaaaataaagcgaTATTGAAATCATATTCAAAGTAACTTTATTTAGAAgcgatttcaaaatttttgctTGGGGAATCATGGTTGGTATAAATCATAAAATTAATGACCATTCAATCTTGTTGGGATATAAAAGTAAATTTAATTCCTTTGATCTGGTAATATTGCTTGATTTTAATTTAATTGAAGACTGTGATCGAGAGCCGAACACGATTCTTCCATCTACTGTTATAGCGAGACATCAAGGCCCCACGGGGCCCCATTGCCAGCACCGGTTTTTCCGTAGTAGTACAAAAGTCTTCTTAATCTTTATTAAATGTTCAAAGCTGTAAACTCAAGCACCGAATATTACTTTGCTTGGTGCCTATTACGTAGTAGCTTCTACAGTCATTCGCTAATTTTttattctatatatatatatacattggaaGTAAAAGATATAAGCAAAAAAGTATCCAAAATCCATCATCGTCTTTCAGACGGCAACCATGTCTTCGCGCGATAAGAAACCCTCAAAACCCTCCAGCAGCAGTCGTACCGGCAGCGGACGAATCCGAACTCTCTCCGATTTGAATCGCCCCTCCGCCGGCGACGATTCCGACAGCGACGATGGTGCTCCTCAGGAGTACTATACCGGCGGTGAAAAGAGGTCTACTTTGGAATCATTATTTGTCAATTAATGATGCTTGCATGTCCTTAAATTTGTTACGCCTATTTATTTTTAGGCTTATGGTTGGAGCTCTTGAAATTGTTGAATGAGTTTTTTTCTAGATTCCGTAATTACGGGAAGCTTCCACTGCAGATTGAATTTGATACATATAACAGTTGGATAGgttagggtttatgaaattTGGACGCTATTGTTTAGTATGTTATTACAGGTTATAGATATTAGTattgttttattaatgatttcGGCTACAAATTTTGTTCTGACCAAAAGAAACTAAGAAACTTGGGGCTTGTTTCAAATAACTTAAACGCCAATTTGTGCCAAAGTTGGTTGTTTTTTCCCCATACCAGTTCTTGGAAGATCACTCCCATTGTAGCTAAATTTATGTGTTGATTGGAATTGGGATATCAAGAGAACTGAAGACAGCAGTATTTCTGGGCTGCTTTCGATTGGATGTGGAATGTGCTCTTTTCCAAATAATTCCCTGGGAAATGAAGCATGAAAGTGTTTCCTTGCATTgccactttttttttgggtaaatttaCGGTTATCCCCTGTGACCTTTGAGGTCATCTGTCATACAAGGAAATTTCCCATGTGATAGTATGTATAATGTTGCAAAACCTTTGGAGCCATCTGTGACACCACAAGAAAGGTGATAATTAATATGTGTCTCACGTATGTAGTTAATACATGTACTCTGTCTGTCTTGTCTGCATGCATTACTTCACTATTGCCTCTCGTAGTTGACATGATGGCTTGTAAACACGTGTTTGGCAGGATAGGATTTGCCACTATGTATGGTAGCTTTTACCTTGAGAAAGtaagaaatggaaaaaatttGTATTTGATTGAATTATATACCATAGAGCTTTGTGGAAGAAATCTGTATCAGCTGGTTAATTTCTGTTAGAGGGAGAAACTCAGAGCATTTCTAGTTGATTAATCACGAGAAAACTGCTAGCTGGAAGCTGTAGCAGTTGACAGCCTAAATATTCCCCAGTTGTTTGACAGAAATACAGTCACTATAGTGTACTTCTATGAATTCATTGTAATGCCTTGTCCTTTCGCCTCTGTTTTATGTGCATATGCCATGATTTAATGTTCTTTTGGCGAATGGTATATCTCTTGCATTGTGTTGTCATCTGGCAAATCTTTTCATGCATACACCAAATTTTATGACCAGACCTCTGCTTaaatgtttttgttttttggccAAATAGACAAACTTAAGAGCATCACAAATTCATTGTTTGAATATATTGTTTTGCTAATTCAATTTATGTTCAAAGAATGCTTTTGTTGGGTTGGTTTTCAGGGCAGCTTTATTTGGAATGCAAAACTATAATTTTAGTTGTTCAATTACTATTTCTGAGCATATAATAGATAGGTATATTGGTGATAGGAGCATGCTATCTAGGTGATCCTCAGTTTCACCCAGAATGTGTCGAACTGAAGAAGCAAGCAATAGCTGTTGATGTGGTCTGGTCCAACAAATGCATTAAAGAGCTTCCTTTTGTATACTGTCGCCCTAATGCACACCAATTATTCATGATTGTATGCTGAATGTGCAGTGTCAGTTATATTTTAGGTTCTCGTACAATTTTGTTTTAGTCAAGAAGTAAGTGATGAGCTATCGATAATATCACATTATGTAATGCTAGTGTATATTTCTTACTCAATGTGATGAGAATTTTAATGCATGGCATTAATCAATCAGTAGTACTAGTTATTTAATACTGATTACAGATGCCATAAAGTGGATTTAGTAGAATTTGATAACTTGTCTGTTAGTGTAATTTTGGTGTTAAAGATGTATGGTTCGCAGAGCCAACATAACTGGAGACAGTCAACAATTAAATTGGTCACCAGGCAACCTGATAAGCTTGGAATTacctgtcttttttttttgatgaaattctcATTGAACCAAAGGTACACGCCACAATAGTAAATATCTTATCAAGAGAGCATGCCTACTCAGACAGACACATCAAAAGTATGCATGCCTCCAAAACATACTGGATTGGTACCACTTCAGGGGTCAATACAAGTACTTGTTTCAAAGTATGTATGAGCTGTACAGCTCATTATTGATGGGCTATATTATAATCATCGCAAAATTTGTTTCTTGGTGCAGTGCTTGAAGAGCCAAATAAGACGCTTTATGTACTACCTACATATGAAGGCAGCTTTTGATTTGATATAAAATGGGTTCTTCAGGAAATTGTTACCATGTAGGATAATAATTAATAGGAATTAAAGTGATTCATCTAACATTGGTGAGCTAAATCTCTTAATATCTCTCTTATCAATTcggttttctttgtttcttcccTTCATtcatcattctttgttcttCCTAGTGAGTTGGGTGAATGCTATGAAAAGTTCAATTTTATCCTCCGATGCAAACAATAGTGCTTTACATTGTGGTGTCTAAAAATGAGTAAATGTCTAGCTATATCTTTGATTCTTCTGAATGATTTGTGTGGTCTAACTCTAGTTATGACATGATTGCAGTGGTATGCTTGTCCAAGATCCTTCAAAGGGTGATGACGTGGATGCCATTTTTGACCAAGCTAGGCAAATGGGTGCCGTGCAAGGTCCCCTAGAGAATCTTCGTCCATCTTCAAGTTCAAGAAGCTTTTCTGGAACTGGAAGATCACTTAATGGAGAATTCGTGCCATCTGCACCGCAACAACCTGAGGCAGTTGTACACAACATTGTTTTCTGGAGAAATGGTTTCACCATTAATGATGGACCTTTAAGGAGGTTGGATGATCCTGAGAATGCACCTTTCTTGGAGGTAAGAGAAATACGTGTAAAAGTGCCAAATAGACTCTGGGAAAATTGAAAAGGTATTTAGGAGTTTCTAGATGCTATGCGACTATATATGCTTGTGCTTTTAAGAAggttttcttttgccttttaaGTTGCTGCAGAAGGCAAGTTGCTTTTCTGGTGCAGCCTTTGATTGTCATCTTGTAGTGTTTTGTTAATTCCGGAATTTGGCACTGATAAGGATGTTCTTATATGGCAATTTCTCATTTCAGAGCATTAGAAGGTCCGAGTGCCCAAAAGAGCTGGAACCAGCAGATAGGAGGTCCCAAGTTAGTGTCAACCTCACAAGAAGAGAGGAGAATTACCCTGTGAGCTCCTGTTCATCTCTGTCCTCTTTGCATTGTTATCAATATTCCTGTTGGAATCCTTATTTTTATTTGGTAAATGGTACAAATGTCGACAGTGGGGCATTGAGatttaaggggggaaaaaaagaaaaaaaaaacagtgggCCTGATTTTAAAATAGCGCTTGCGTTTTACGTGCTAGTAGGGTACTCATATCTTTCTTTTCAAGATAGGAGCTATTCAGATATGTGACTTAGCTTTTGATTTGCCACAAACACCTGCCATAATCTCTGTGACTAGCTTTGCATGCATCTTTCCTGCCTTCCTGAAGTAGGAGTAGCGTATGATggtgttctattttttcttggtACGTGTAAAGAGTCAAAATAGTACTGAAGAAATTGTTTGCTGGTTGTGCTTGCAGGAGCCAGAGAAACGTCATGTCCCTTTCCAGGGTGTGGGAAGAACTCTTGGTAGCAGTTCTTCAGCTGTGGAAGTTCCTGAGCCAACTGTTAATGCCCCTCTTAATACTGCTCCATCCCCTTCAAGGGGTCTGGTTGTAGATGAATCATTGCCATCCACCTCCATTCAACTGAGGCTGGCTGATGGAACCCGCCTGGTTGCTCACTTCAACTATAATCATACTGTTGGCGATATCCGCGCCTTCATTGATGCATCTAGACCCGGCAGCGCTAGAGCATACCAACTACAGACTGTCGGATTTCCTCCCAAAGTCCTCACTGATGCCACCCAGACAATAGAGCAGGCAGGGCTAGCCAATTCAGTAGTAATTCAGAAGCTTTAACAAGTGGCATAGCCTCTCTTTTACTATTATCACTTCTGGCTATTCTTCCTCGTACCTAAACATCTCTGCATTCAGACTTCCATGTCTTCTCTCGGACATTTCATGCTTTGCGGGGAAGTGAATCTATAGAAGTTGTACAGGCTGGTAAGGAGATTCTTCTGGCCTGAGAAAACTTGATATTACATAGCAATGTTGCTGATCATATTGTTTTTAGGTCGTGTAACTTCCTACATGTGGAGTTGTATGATTAGTGATCATGGTTTTGTTGCGGGAACATGTTTTGATTTTGCAATTCTTATTCAATCAAAGCGAGAAGCAACCTTcatttctgaaattttccaaatttggtGGTTGGAATTGGAGAAATCAAAGTCGTGGTATGCGAAGCCTCAATTTTCTTAGTTTGTGTCGAGAAGGGATGGGTTCGAGGTGATGCTATTGGATAACACACACAGATTCTGTTGCATAATATCGTAGTATTGAGGACCTCATTTGATTTGTATCCATTGGCTTTGCTTACGAGCTCATTTATCCCCCAATTCTGCAACCACGAGAGAGAAGGTGAGAAACGGAAGAACTCGCATAAAAAGGAATCCCAGATCACCAGGAAATTAAGGCCTATAGATTAGCTGACTATaagttttctccttttcttttcttttctattttttttcttttatagttTCTTTTGCTAGGTTTGAAGTTTTGTTCTTGCATGCCCACAAGCTGAGAGCTTTGGTTCAAAAACAAAGGGACGAGTTCACCAAATTTCCAGGataaaaaagagaggaaatgtGGAAAATTAAAAGAGCTCAAGGGCAGGGGAGATAGTAGAGTGAGGAATGATCGGTAAAACCAAAACGAAACAGAGGGTAGGTGGAGGTGGACTAGAATAGGTCACTAGGGCAGCGGCAGCAAGCAACCCTATGTACAGCGGTTAAGTAAAGCCCCTTCGCGAGAAGATATtctgtatctttttttttttgtgttggcCAAAAAACAATAATATAATATTTGTATTGATATTAAAAAATTGTACACTTGGTGAGGAAAGGTTCCATATCTGTACAAAAGTGATAAGACGGCGAGGATTAATCCCTTCCTCATTATACATGAGTAGGCATATTTACTGATCACTTTGCAAATATTGGAGCTCTCCCTGTCGAAGGAAGGCAGATGGAGCAATTTTGAAACAAAGAGCTCAGGTTGTCATCTACTttgacggaaaaaaaaaaaaagagttaataTCATCTATCAACGTAGCCGTCTCTATTTGAACTTGGGACACCTGGAGACCCACTGGCCCTAGCTTTGTGGGACAACATTCCTCCTCCACTTAGTTCTAACCTCTTGCTTTTGGATGACTATTACCAGAATCCatgactcatttttcaattGAATCTGCTACGATTTTTCCCATAATGCTTGTCCATGTTTGGCCCTCATTAGCCGATACCCTTTCAAATGGCTGATTGTATCTGTTGCTCTTTGAGACAACAAAATAACCTTTGCACAAGCTTAATACCGTTGCGGCATGTAAATTAGTAACCATccttgaaaatggaaaaaaagatGAATAGTGATTTTGTACTTAATTATTTATGACTGAAACTcatttcctctctctctcgatCACAAATGAATCGTTTCATCAATTGAATCGCAATTCGCTGTCTAGCTCTCTTTTATTATTAAACGCAATTTCTAATTGTTTCTTCAATAACCGAAAATCACACCTATCTTACCTGCATTCGTTAGAAAAAAAGAACTCAAATAACTCTCTATTTAAAAGCATTCGATATCGATCTTTTACTTACTAACCCAACTTCCAAAAGTTTCCTATAATTTATTCGTTTGATTTAAACTATATGCTTGTAAAGATGCCCGAATGAGCAAGTCGTGCATGTGGGTGCATGAGCCGCAATCTAAGGATATGCCGATCTCAAATATTTGCCTCTTCCTATGATCCCTCTATGCACTTAGGTTAACTTTTTCGAAAGAACGCTTTAGAGTTTAGGCACAAATGGTCGAGTAACAACAGGAAGGACTGAGGCATCTCTGCATCGCTTGGTGAAATAGTTCACGTCCATCCATAGTGGCATATAAAAATTAGACAAGAAAAAAGGCAAAATGTTTGTCGGCCAAAAGATAGATTAGTGTAGATATCCTAAAGACTTTTCTTATCTAGGGTTCGGTCCACAAAGGGTCCCTCCTCAAATCTCAATCCTTCGTGTAAGAATATAAATAGCCAATCTAAGAAGAGCTTTAGTGGTGTCTCCAGGAGGAGGATATATTTAGGTGTCATATCGTGctaaagaaaaagaatactCCTACCATGGCCAGCCATTAAATAGGCAGCCTGTCATGGCATAAAACGATAAGCTCTATGTTATTTGGAAACCTATCTTTCTTGTTATTGCAAACTTGCACTCCAAGTGACTCATCAGAGGCAACATTCAATCTCAGACACCTTCCGTCAATTTTGGTTCAGTGTTGAATTTCCATTGAAACGAATTACAAATCAACAACTGCTTCTGTGACTGAACCTTTGCCTCATTATTATTATGTGGTGAGAAGCTAGACTTGTTTCTCCTACAATTATTTGATCCCCTAGAGtgaatgaaacaaaaaagaaaaactctcctCCTGATTTCATCTCTCTAGCCTTGTTTGAATTGCAACAAGTTTTCGTTGAAAAATTCTCTCGATACATCTTCCAATCATTCTTTTACTTTATTACATTACATTATAGTagtatttttctaaaaaaaaaaaaaattcaaaaacctATAATCCAAATGGGAGTTATCCCACTTTCACTTATTGTGTTTTGTACATAAATGAACATTATGTGAATAtaaattaaagggaaaatttgataattttgtcaGGTATAGACAATGTACACAGGAATATCTGAGTggttggataggagattatttagaaaatttttgaaatgtgatGTAGATAAAAAGGTCGTTGAAAAgataaattaaaaattgaaaagtatATTTAAGATACAATCAACTTTTTTTCCCAAATAACTATCTACCCaatgtcatgcattttttccaaaataattACCTATCCAAGATGGAAAGAAGATTGAAAAAGCATATTTGTCAGACGTAATTCTTTGCACTCACAAATGTTTGCTctattttattttggtttatataCTATGCGATAAGTTAATGACAAATACTAGAGATCATTTGGCCAATTTCGTGTTTGGTCATCCTATATGTATTACATGGTGGAAGCTTAGAAAGATTAAACAATAATATTTTGAATAATCAATCTCAAATTGTTATTCCTTTTTTGTTTATCCTAATTCAGTTGGTGAATCAAATGGGACAAAATCATCTAAAGCGTGCCTTTTTTGCCCCACAAAGTAGGCACCATGCTGCTGCCTGCTTAGTGGAGAATTACGGTCTTATGGACGGCTATTTGCATGAAGCTAAAGTGCTCAACTTTTGTGTTCACGATTTATATTAGGTGTAATGTG
Encoded proteins:
- the LOC113782945 gene encoding plant UBX domain-containing protein 4-like, with the protein product MSSRDKKPSKPSSSSRTGSGRIRTLSDLNRPSAGDDSDSDDGAPQEYYTGGEKSGMLVQDPSKGDDVDAIFDQARQMGAVQGPLENLRPSSSSRSFSGTGRSLNGEFVPSAPQQPEAVVHNIVFWRNGFTINDGPLRRLDDPENAPFLESIRRSECPKELEPADRRSQVSVNLTRREENYPEPEKRHVPFQGVGRTLGSSSSAVEVPEPTVNAPLNTAPSPSRGLVVDESLPSTSIQLRLADGTRLVAHFNYNHTVGDIRAFIDASRPGSARAYQLQTVGFPPKVLTDATQTIEQAGLANSVVIQKL